GGAGACCTATGGCCACAGGCGTGGAGCCGTGGCCGCCTTGCGGCAACCTCCTTCGCTACGCCGCCTGCTCGGCCAGGCTGGGAAGCTCCCAGCGGCGCCTCCTCCCCATGCTTGCTGCGCCCGGTGGCGATGAAGCACTCCACGCCCTTCCTGAACGCGCTGCGACGACAGCCCCGGTTCCGAGGTCTCCTCGGGGGAGGGGGTTCTTTCTCACACCTCCGAACGCCCACCGATCTCCGGGAAGCGCTCATAGGCTCGCTTGAGGGCCTCGAGGTGCTCGGGCTTGTCCAAGTCGAGCGGCGTCGCGGTGAGACTCACCACCCATCCCCCCGACGCCGTGCGCCTGGCGCGCGACAGCAGCTCCGCGTCGCGCGAGGGGTCCGGGAAGCCGATGGCCTCCGCAGTCGCAACCGACCAGTAGTTGATCCACCCCAGGTACCGGGGAACCTTGGGCGAGCGGATGTTCCACGGGAGCTTGAGCATTGGCAGCCCAAGAGGCGGCCCGTCAGGATTCCCGGACTTCGGCCCTACTTGCGCTGCAATGACCTGCCTCACGGGCCCGGGCGCCACGGTTCCCCACCTGGCGCGCACGCCCTCTGCAACGTTCTCCAGCATGTCCACTGCCGCGGCGACAACGGGCGCGTCCTGGGGCAGCTGCGCATGAGCCATCAGCAGCGGCTCGCCCCCTG
The sequence above is drawn from the Archangium gephyra genome and encodes:
- a CDS encoding DUF5953 family protein, with amino-acid sequence MMTTRASLHLHVYAPALTGDDGRPLAAVEGLERALPGLRMAWRLSKAGRPIALADRAAWLAETAAAGEFGLLCNGNESYPITMSGYFESAISSPGGEPLLMAHAQLPQDAPVVAAAVDMLENVAEGVRARWGTVAPGPVRQVIAAQVGPKSGNPDGPPLGLPMLKLPWNIRSPKVPRYLGWINYWSVATAEAIGFPDPSRDAELLSRARRTASGGWVVSLTATPLDLDKPEHLEALKRAYERFPEIGGRSEV